In one Actinomycetota bacterium genomic region, the following are encoded:
- a CDS encoding iron chelate uptake ABC transporter family permease subunit: MISRKYSNPETSSSKKEKGFRSVNNRIVYYTFISLAVLFSLMIIAASIGSARIPLKQTFELIIDGIPVLRNLVNVSDISPTYKTIIQNVRLPRVFLAVLVGMSLSSSGVMYQGLFRNPMADPYIIGVSSGASLSASIAILMGLTSGIGSISGIVLSAFAGALLTTFLVFNLARSKKGHLNVLTLILSGIAIGALLNAATSFVMLVSSKEKLQAVVFWMMGSLTSALWVKVKVVGPIIIVGIISLFFYTKDLNSITLGESRAKQLGINVELMKNMIIIISSFIVAAAVSVTGIIGFVGLVVPHMMRLIVGPDNRILLPVSAVSGGIVLLLADTIARNILEPSEIPVGIITALIGAPFFIYLLKKTKTGY, from the coding sequence ATGATATCCAGAAAGTATAGCAATCCGGAAACCAGTAGCAGCAAAAAAGAAAAAGGGTTTAGATCTGTAAATAACCGAATAGTATATTATACATTTATTTCGCTTGCTGTGTTGTTTTCTTTAATGATTATTGCTGCTTCCATAGGATCCGCAAGGATTCCTTTGAAACAGACTTTTGAACTGATAATTGATGGAATCCCTGTTCTCAGAAACCTTGTTAATGTTTCGGATATAAGTCCGACATATAAAACAATCATTCAGAATGTAAGACTTCCCAGAGTTTTTCTTGCCGTACTTGTAGGCATGAGTCTTTCTTCAAGCGGAGTAATGTACCAGGGACTTTTTAGAAATCCTATGGCTGATCCTTATATTATAGGAGTTTCCTCCGGGGCATCTTTATCGGCATCAATCGCAATTTTAATGGGTTTAACATCCGGTATAGGCAGCATATCAGGTATTGTCCTTTCAGCATTTGCAGGTGCTCTATTAACAACATTTCTGGTTTTTAATCTCGCACGAAGCAAAAAGGGACATTTAAATGTACTGACCCTTATATTGTCCGGAATTGCCATTGGGGCTTTACTAAATGCTGCCACCTCTTTTGTAATGCTTGTTTCAAGCAAAGAGAAGCTCCAGGCCGTTGTTTTCTGGATGATGGGTAGTCTTACTTCAGCGCTCTGGGTTAAAGTAAAAGTTGTAGGACCGATAATTATTGTCGGAATTATTTCATTATTTTTTTATACGAAAGATCTAAACTCAATAACACTGGGCGAAAGCAGGGCAAAGCAGCTTGGTATAAATGTTGAATTAATGAAAAATATGATAATTATAATCTCCTCCTTTATAGTTGCGGCTGCTGTCTCTGTTACGGGAATCATTGGTTTTGTCGGACTGGTAGTTCCTCATATGATGCGCTTAATCGTAGGTCCTGACAACAGAATACTTCTTCCTGTATCTGCTGTCAGCGGAGGAATCGTTCTGCTTCTCGCAGATACAATTGCAAGAAATATATTAGAACCAAGTGAAATACCTGTAGGAATTATAACTGCGCTGATAGGTGCGCCATTTTTCATATATCTTTTAAAAAAGACAAAGACCGGCTATTAA